Below is a genomic region from candidate division WOR-3 bacterium.
TCCTAATTTTATTCCCAGTTATAATTCAAGAATTGATGACTATTATGGAAACCTTACTGGTAATTACTTAATTGAAATTCCCGTCGGTCGCTTACCTTTTAGAAATTTTACCCAATGTTCAACAATGGTAAAAAAAATCTTAGCCTATGAGAAGGGAGAAATCTTTTCACAAGATACAAGTTTTATTTTAAAACTGACAACAATCGTCAGGGAAGACCAGCCTCCTGATCCTTATTATCAAGCGGATGCACGATATATAAGAAATCTTGCCTTACAGAACGGTTTTATCCTTGCCGAAAGTCTTTTGAATTTTTTAGGACATAATGCTAATGATGTTATCAATAGTATGAATGATGGTCGAGCCTTTTTAGTTTATCGTGGTCAAGGAACTGGCAATTGGTGGTCACCCTTTAATATTAATGTTGCTTTGGCAAACAATTTAAATAAGTTGCCAATAGTTATTTCTGCTACTTGTCAAACGATGGCGTTAGGTGTGAATGAAAGTATGTTGGGTGAAGCTTTTATGAGATTTGGTAAACCTTGTTCTTTAAAAGGAGCAGTTGCTTTTTTTGGCACCACGTGGACCGGTAGCCATATTTCTCAGCAACGTGGCACCTATGCCCGAGCATTTTTTGATGCTATCTTTAATAATAGAATTTATAAATTAGGTTTAATTCATAAAAGAGCGAAATATGTTTTAGATTCAATTTTTCACGACCAAACCCGTTATCAGGAATGGAATTTTTATGGCTGTCCAGAAATGCCGATTTGGACACAAAAACCAAAGAAATTAATAGTTGAGTGCGAAACAATTGTTAATTTACAGCCACAAGAATATGTAATTAGAGTCAAAGATTTTGCAACCCAAATGCCCATTCCTAATGTTTTTGTCTGTTTAACAATGGATTCTACTATTTATCTTTTTGATTCTACCGATAATTCCGGCTATGTCCGTTTTAATTTTTCTCCTTCTCATCTTGGCAATTTCAAGATTGTTGCCCATTATTATAATTATTTACCAGAAATCAAAATTGGTAGAGTGATTCCAGGAAATATTCCTTATTTACAATATCAAGGTATTACAATTAATGATTATCCTAACGGCAATAACGATAATCAAATAAATCCGGGCGAAGAAATTTGGGGCTATCTAAAAATTAAAAATATTGGTCAATATCCAGCTTATAATGTAAAAGGTATTTTAAGAAGTGAAGTTGTTAATATCTTAGATTCAATATTAAATTTTCATAATATTTTACCTAATGACAGTTCTTCTGCTTATTATCGTTTTTATACTCCTCAAAACTGCACCGCTTATCAACAAATACCTTTTAATTTAATTTTAAGAGATACCTTTAATAACCAATGGCAGATTAATTTCTCCTTAATGGTGTTCGCTGGTAAGATCAAAATAATCTCTTTCTTTATCAATGATTCACCACCTTTTGGCAATAATAACCATCAATTAGGTAGAAACGAAGGAATAAAATTAATTCCCAAAATCAGCAATATAGGCAATAGTTTTTTAAAAAATATCGGATTAAAAATTTTACCAATTGGTATTACCCAAAATTATATTAATTTAATTGATTCTTTAATTAATATATCTTTTATAAATTCTAACGAAACCATCTTTAATCCCGAAAGATATTTTACTTTAACTTCTTCTGCCAGTTTACCAACAAATTATCCTTTTCCTTTTAAGTTATATCTCCGTGCCTTT
It encodes:
- a CDS encoding C25 family cysteine peptidase, translating into MSLLFIVFLFNFNGARYLIITPDEYKPILEELANWKNEKGIKSYIATLSQTGRTLDSIKNYIINAYNNWPIKPEFILLAGAPNFIPSYNSRIDDYYGNLTGNYLIEIPVGRLPFRNFTQCSTMVKKILAYEKGEIFSQDTSFILKLTTIVREDQPPDPYYQADARYIRNLALQNGFILAESLLNFLGHNANDVINSMNDGRAFLVYRGQGTGNWWSPFNINVALANNLNKLPIVISATCQTMALGVNESMLGEAFMRFGKPCSLKGAVAFFGTTWTGSHISQQRGTYARAFFDAIFNNRIYKLGLIHKRAKYVLDSIFHDQTRYQEWNFYGCPEMPIWTQKPKKLIVECETIVNLQPQEYVIRVKDFATQMPIPNVFVCLTMDSTIYLFDSTDNSGYVRFNFSPSHLGNFKIVAHYYNYLPEIKIGRVIPGNIPYLQYQGITINDYPNGNNDNQINPGEEIWGYLKIKNIGQYPAYNVKGILRSEVVNILDSILNFHNILPNDSSSAYYRFYTPQNCTAYQQIPFNLILRDTFNNQWQINFSLMVFAGKIKIISFFINDSPPFGNNNHQLGRNEGIKLIPKISNIGNSFLKNIGLKILPIGITQNYINLIDSLINISFINSNETIFNPERYFTLTSSASLPTNYPFPFKLYLRAFGETYQIFDSFSFNLVSENLGNIEPVGPDNYGYYAYDDVDTLTGQAPVYQWYEISQIGRMIPEISNHDAAVVTLPLPFRFKYYGIWYDSISICSNGFLAMGRTNYRFGNNGPIPDTSGPPAMIAPFWDDLNTDESQNNGYGDIYEYYDQENHLYIVEFYQVAHHRRPNVRETFQVILYDPRYYPTPTGDGEIVFQYYLVADPTSLTLGIENPQENDGIQCLYNSNYHPNTALLTSRRAIKFTTKRPLNKRPYLTIINIFVSDSLGNNNGILEPNERILLTFQIKNFGDTTAFNTLGILRNLDNNVILIDSIKTFGNIPVGNSVSNFSPYIFDIVSQPNDSILDFSLALNCDNYSINIPFYLSIGYQSEIKERFSIIIKKNSQLKFDKKNSLILNPLGQKISNGKLKKGIYYLLIKEDKKWIKRKFIYLP